The following proteins are encoded in a genomic region of Vulpes vulpes isolate BD-2025 chromosome X, VulVul3, whole genome shotgun sequence:
- the MED12 gene encoding mediator of RNA polymerase II transcription subunit 12 isoform X14 produces the protein MAAFGILSYEHRPLKRPRLGPPDVYPQDPKQKEDELTALNVKQGFNNQPAVSGDEHGSAKNVNFNPAKISSNFSSIIAEKLRCNTLPDTGRRKPQVNQKDNFWLVTARSQSAINTWFTDLAGTKPLTQLAKKVPIFSKKEEVFGYLAKYTVPVMRAAWLIKMTCAYYAAITETKVKKRHVIDPFMEWTQIITKYLWEQLQKMAEYYRPGPTGSGGCGSTIGPLPHDIEVAIRQWDYNEKLAMFMFQDGMLDRHEFLTWVLECFEKIRPGEDELLKLLLPLLLRYSGEFVQSAYLSRRLAYFCTRRLALQLDGMSTHSSHVISAQSTSTLPTTPAPQPPTSSTPSTPFSDLLMCPQHRPLVFGLSCILQTILLCCPSALVWHYSLTDSRIKTGSPLDHLPIAPSNLPMPEGNSAFTQQVRAKLREIEQQIKERGQAVEVRWSFDKCQEATAGFTIGRVLHTLEVLDSHSFERSDFSNSLDSLCNRIFGLGPSKDGHEISSDDDAVVSLLCEWAVSCKRSGRHRAMVVAKLLEKRQAEIEAERCGESEAADEKGSIASGSLSAPSAPIFQDVLLQFLDTQAPMLTDPRSESERVEFFNLVLLFCELIRHDVFSHNMYTCTLISRGDLAFGAPGPRPPSPFDDPADDSERKETEGSSSSKLEDPGLSESMDIDPSSSVLFEDMEKPDFSLFSPTMPCEGKGSPSPEKPDVEKEVKPPPKEKIEGTLGVLYDQPRHVQYATHFPIPQEESCSHECNQRLVVLFGVGKQRDDARHAIKKITKDILKVLNRKGTAETGGEDGQKRRRNRPEAFPTAEDIFAKFQHLSHYDQHQVTAQVSRNVLEQITSFALGMSYHLPLVQHVQFIFDLMEYSLSISGLIDFAIQLLNELSVVEAELLLKSSDLVGSYTTSLCLCIVAVLRHYHACLILNQDQMAQVFEGLCGVVKHGMNRSDGSSAERCILAYLYDLYTSCSHLKSKFGELFSDFCSKVKNTIYCNVEPSESNMRWAPEFMIDTLENPAAHTFTYTGLGKSLSENPANRYSFVCNALMHVCVGHHDPDRVNDIAILCAELTGYCKSLSAEWLGVLKALCCSSNNGTCGFNDLLCNVDVSDLSFHDSLATFVAILIARQCLLLEDLIRCAAIPSLLNAACSEQDSEPGARLTCRILLHLFKTPQLNPCQSDGNKPTVGIRSSCDRHLLAASQNRIVDGAVFAVLKAVFVLGDAELKGSGFTVTGGTEELPEEEGGGGSGSRRQGGRNISVETASLDVYAKYVLRSICQQEWVGERCLKSLCEDSNDLQDPVLSSAQAQRLMQLICYPHRLLDNEDGENPQRQRIKRILQNLDQWTMRQSSLELQLMIKQTPNNEMNSLLENIAKATIEVFQQSAETGSSSGSTTSNMPSSSKAKPVLSSLERSGVWLVAPLIAKLPTSVQGHVLKAAGEELEKGQHLGSSSRKERDRQKQKSMSLLSQQPFLSLVLTCLKGQDEQREGLLTSLYSQVHQIVNNWRDDQYLDDCKPKQLMHEALKLRLNLVGGMFDTVQRSTQQTTEWAVLLLEIIISGTVDMQSNNELFTTVLDMLSVLINGTLAADMSSISQGSMEENKRAYMNLVKKLRKELGERQSDSLEKVRQLLPLPKQTRDVITCEPQGSLIDTKGNKIAGFDSIFKKEGLQVSTKQKISPWDLFEGLKPSAPLSWGWFGTVRVDRRVARGEEQQRLLLYHTHLRPRPRAYYLEPLPLPPEDEEPPAPTLLEPEKKAPEPPKTDKPGAAPPSTEERKKKSTKGKKRSQPAPKTEDYGMGPGRSGPYGVTVPPDLLHHANPSSISHLSYRQGSIGLYTQNQPLPAGGPRVDPYRPVRLPMQKLPTRPPYTGVLPTTMTGVMGIEPSYKTSVYRQQQPTVPQGQRLRQQLQQSQGILGQSTVHQMTPSSSYGLQTSQGYTPYVSHVGLQQHTGPAGTMVPPSYSSQPYQSTHPSTNPTLVDPTRHLQQRPSGYVHQQAPTYGHGLTSTQRFSHQTLQQAPMIGTMTPLGAQGVQAGVRSASILPEQQQQQQQQQQQQQQQQQQQQQQQQQYHIRQQQQQQILRQQQQQQQQQQQQQQQQQQQQQQQQQQAHQQQQQAAPPQPQPQSQPQFQRQGLQQTQQQQQTAALVRQLQQQLSNTQPQPSTNIFGRY, from the exons ATGGCGGCCTTCGGGATCTTGAGCTACGAACACCGGCCACTGAAGCGGCCGCGGCTGGGCCCTCCCGATGTGTACCCGCAAGATCCCAAACAGAAGGAG GATGAACTGACAGCCTTGAATGTAAAACAAGGTTTCAATAACCAGCCTGCTGTCTCTGGGGATGAACATGGCAGTGCCAAGAACGTCAACTTCAATCCTGCCAAG ATCAGTTCCAACTTCAGCAGCATTATTGCAGAGAAGTTACGTTGTAACACTCTCCCTGACACTGGTCGCAGGAAGCCCCAAGTGAACCAGAAGGACAACTTCTGGCTGGTGACTGCACGATCCCAGAGTGCCATTAACACCTGGTTCACTGACCTGGCTGGCACCAAGCCACTCACACAACTAGCCAAAAAG GTCCCCATTTTCAGTAAGAAGGAAGAAGTCTTTGGGTACTTAGCCAAATACACAGTGCCTGTGATGCGGGCCGCCTGGCTCATCAAGATGACCTGTGCCTACTATGCAGCAATTACTGAGACCAAGGTTAAGAAGAGACATGTCATTGACCCCTTCATGG AATGGACTCAGATCATCACCAAGTACTTATGGGAGCAGCTGCAAAAGATGGCTGAATATTACCGTCCAGGGCCCACAGGCAGTGGGGGCTGTGGTTCCACTATAGGGCCCTTGCCCCATGACATAGAGGTGGCTATCCGGCAGTGGGACTACAATGAGAAGCTGGCAATGTTCATGTTTCAG GATGGAATGCTGGACAGACACGAGTTCCTGACCTGGGTACTTGAGTGTTTTGAGAAAATCCGTCCTGGAGAGGATGAATTGCTTAaactgctgctgcccctgctgctccGA TACTCGGGGGAATTTGTTCAGTCTGCATACCTCTCCCGCCGCCTTGCCTACTTCTGTACCCGGAGACTGGCCTTGCAACTGGACGGCATGAGCACTCACTCATCTCACGTTATATCCGCTCAGTCAACAAGCACACTGCCCACCACCCCTGCTCCTCAGCCCCCAACCAGCAGCACACCCTCTACACCCTTTAGTGACCTGCTGATGTGCCCTCAGCACCGGCCCCTGGTTTTTGGCCTCAGCTGTATCCTTCAG ACCATCCTCCTGTGTTGTCCTAGTGCCCTAGTTTGGCACTACTCGCTGACCGACAGCCGCATTAAGACTGGCTCACCACTTGACCACCTGCCTATTGCCCCCTCCAACCTGCCCATGCCAGAGGGCAACAGTGCCTTTACTCAGCAG GTCCGTGCAAAGTTGCGTGAGATCGAGCAGCAGATCAAGGAGCGAGGACAGGCAGTTGAGGTTCGCTGGTCTTTTGATAAGTGCCAGGAAGCTACTGCAG GCTTCACCATTGGACGGGTGCTCCATACTTTGGAAGTGTTGGACAGCCATAGTTTTGAACGCTCTGACTTCAGTAATTCTCTCGACTCCCTTTGTAACCGAATCTTTGGATTGGGGCCTAGCAAGGATGGGCACGAG ATCTCCTCGGATGATGACGCCGTAGTATCATTACTGTGTGAATGGGCTGTCAGCTGCAAGCGTTCTGGTCGGCATCGTGCTATGGTGGTAGCCAAGCTGCTAGAGAAGAGACAGGCTGAGATTGAAGCTGAG CGTTGTGGAGAGTCAGAAGCCGCAGATGAGAAGGGTTCCATTGCCTCTGGATCCCTTTCTGCTCCTAGTGCTCCCATCTTCCAGGATGTCCTCCTGCAGTTTCTGGATACCCAGGCTCCCATGCTGA CGGACCCCCGAAGTGAGAGTGAGCGAGTGGAGTTCTTCAACTTAGTCCTGCTTTTCTGTGAACTGATTCGGCATGATGTTTTCTCACACAACATGTATACTTGCACCCTCATCTCACGGGGGGACTTGGCCTTTGGAGCCCCTGGTCCCCGGCCTCCATCCCCCTTTGATGACCCTGCTGATGACTCAGAGCGCAAGGAGACCGAGGGCAGCAGCAGTAGCAAGCTGGAG gacccagggctcTCAGAGTCCATGGACATTGACCCTAGTTCCAGTGTGCTTTTCGAGGACATGGAGAAACCTGATTTCTCA TTGTTCTCCCCTACTATGCCCTGTGAGGGGAAGGGCAGTCCATCCCCTGAGAAACCAGATGTTGAGAAGGAGGTGAAGCCCCCACCCAAGGAGAAGATAGAAGGGACCCTTGGGGTTCTTTATGACCAGCCACGACATGTGCAGTATGCCACTCACTTTCCCATCCCCCAG GAGGAGTCATGCAGCCATGAGTGCAACCAGCGGTTGGTCGTACTGTTTGGGGTGGGAAAGCAGCGAGATGATGCCCGCCATGCCATCAAGAAAATTACCAAGGATATCCTGAAGGTTCTGAACCGCAAAGGGACAGCAGAAACTG GTGGGGAGGACGGGCAGAAGCGGCGGCGCAACCGGCCTGAAGCCTTCCCCACTGCCGAAGACATCTTTGCTAAGTTCCAGCACCTTTCACATTATGACCAGCACCAGGTCACGGCTCAG GTCTCCCGGAATGTTCTGGAGCAGATCACGAGCTTTGCCCTTGGCATGTCCTATCACTTGCCTCTGGTGCAGCATGTGCAATTCATCTTTGACCTCATGGAATATTCGCTCAGCATCAGTGGCCTCATCGACTTTGCCATCCAG CTACTAAACGAACTGAGCGTGGTTGAGGCCGAGTTGCTCCTCAAGTCCTCGGATCTGGTGGGCAGCTACACCACCAGCCTGTGTCTGTGCATCGTGGCTGTCCTGCGGCACTACCATGCCTGCCTCATCCTCAACCAGGACCAGATGGCACAGGTCTTTGAGGG GCTGTGTGGCGTAGTGAAGCATGGGATGAACCGATCAGATGGCTCCTCTGCAGAACGCTGTATCCTTGCTTATCTCTATGATCTGTACACCTCCTGTAGCCATTTAAAGAGCAAATTTGGGGAGCTCTTCAG CGACTTTTGCTCCAAGGTGAAAAACACTATCTACTGCAACGTGGAGCCCTCAGAATCCAACATGCGCTGGGCACCCGAGTTCATGATCGACACTCTGGAGAACCCTGCAGCTCACACCTTTACCTACACGGGGCTAGGCAAGAGTCTTAGTGAGAACCCCGCTAACCGCTACAGCTTTGTCTGCAATGCCCTTATGCACGTCTGTGTGGGGCACCATGATCCCGATAG GGTGAATGACATCGCAATCCTGTGTGCAGAGCTGACTGGCTATTGCAAGTCACTGAGTGCCGAGTGGCTAGGAGTACTCAAGGCTTTATGCTGCTCCTCTAACAATGGCACTTGTGGTTTCAACGATCTCCTCTGCAATGTAGAT GTCAGTGACCTGTCTTTTCATGACTCTCTGGCTACTTTTGTTGCCATCCTCATCGCTCGGCAATGTCTGCTCCTTGAGGATCTGATTCGCTGTGCTGCCATCCCTTCACTCCTTAATGCCG cctgcAGTGAGCAGGACTCTGAGCCAGGGGCCCGGCTGACCTGCCGCATCCTCCTCCACCTTTTCAAGACGCCTCAACTCAATCCTTGCCAGTCAGATGGAA ACAAGCCTACAGTAGGAATCCGTTCCTCCTGTGACCGCCACCTGCTGGCTGCCTCCCAGAACCGCATCGTGGATGGAGCTGTGTTTGCTGTTCTCAAGGCAGTGTTTGTACTTG GGGATGCGGAACTGAAGGGTTCGGGCTTCACTGTGACAGGAGGAACAGAAGAACttccagaggaggagggaggaggtggcagtGGCAGTCGGAGGCAGGGTGGCCGCAACATCTCTGTGGAGACAGCCAGTCTGGATGTCTATGCCAAGTACGTGCTGCGCAGCATCTGCCAACAG GAATGGGTAGGAGAGCGTTGCCTTAAATCATTGTGCGAGGATAGCAATGACCTGCAAGACCCAGTGTTGAGTAGTGCCCAGGCCCAGCGCCTCATGCAGCTCATCTGCTACCCACATCGGTTGCTGGACAATGAGGACGGGGAGAACCCCCAGCGGCAGCGCATTAAGCGTATTCTGCAG AACTTGGACCAGTGGACCATGCGCCAGTCTTCCTTGGAGCTGCAGCTCATGATCAAGCAGACCCCTAACAAT GAGATGAACTCCCTCTTAGAGAACATCGCCAAGGCCACAATCGAGGTTTTCCAACAGTCAGCAGAGACAGGGTCATCTTCTGGAAGCACCACAAGCAACATGCCCAGCAGCAGCAAAGCAAAGCCGGTGCTCAG CTCTCTGGAGCGCTCTGGTGTGTGGCTGGTCGCCCCCCTCATCGCTAAGCTGCCCACCTCAGTCCAGGGGCATGTGTTAAAGGCAGCTGGAGAGGAGTTGGAGAAAGGCCAGCACCTGGGTTCCTCTTCCCGCAAAGAACGTGACCGACAAAAGCAGAAGAG CATGTCCCTGTTGAGCCAGCAGCCATTCTTATCTTTGGTGCTGACATGTCTGAAAGGGCAGGATGAGCAGCGTGAGGGCCTTCTCACCTCCCTCTATAGCCAGGTGCACCAG ATTGTGAATAATTGGCGGGATGACCAGTACTTAGACGACTGCAAACCAAAGCAGCTAATGCACGAGGCTCTCAAGCTGCGGCTCAATCTG GTGGGGGGTATGTTTGACACGGTGCAGCGCAGTACCCAGCAGACTACGGAGTGGGCTGTGCTCCTCCTGGAGATCATCATCAGCGGCACTGTCGACATGCAGTCCAACAA CGAGCTCTTCACCACGGTGCTGGACATGCTGAGCGTGCTCATCAACGGGACTCTGGCCGCGGACATGTCTAGCATCTCTCAAGGCAGCATGGAGGAGAACAAACGTGCCTACATGAACCTGGTCAAGAAGCTGCGG AAAGAGCTGGGGGAGCGCCAGTCAGACAGTCTGGAAAAAGTTCGCCAGCTGCTGCCACTGCCCAAGCAGACCCGAGACGTCATCACGTGTGAGCCACAGGGCTCCCTCATTGATACCAAGGGCAACAAGATTGCCGGCTTCGATTCCATCTTCAAGAAGGAG GGTCTACAGGTTTCCACCAAACAAAAGATCTCTCCCTGGGATCTTTTTGAGGGCTTGAAGCCATCAGCACCACTCTCTTGGGGATGGTTTGGAACGGTTCGAGTCGACCGGCGAGTGGCCCGAGGAGAGGAACAGCAGCGGTTGCTGCTCTACCACACAcacctgaggccccggccccgtGCCTATTACCTGGAGCCACTTCCACTGCCACCAGAAGATGAGGAGccccctgctcccaccctgcTAGAGCCTGAGAAAAAGGCTCCAGAGCCCCCCAAAACTGACAAACCTGGGGCTGCCCCACCCAGTACAGAGGAACGCAAGAAGAAGTCCACCAAGGGCAAGAAACGCAGCCAGCCAGCCCCCAAGACAGAG GATTATGGAATGGGCCCAGGGAGGAGTGGCCCCTATGGCGTGACGGTGCCTCCGGACCTCCTACACCATGCTAATCCCAGTTCCATATCCCATCTCAGCTACAGGCAGGGCTCCATAGGCCTGTACACCCAGAATCAGCCACTACCTGCAG GTGGCCCTCGCGTGGACCCATACCGCCCTGTGCGGTTGCCAATGCAGAAGCTGCCAACCCGACCACCTTACACTGGAGTGCTGCCCACAACCATGACTGGAGTCATGGGGATAGAACCCTCCTACAAGACCTCTGTGTACCGACAGCAGCAGCCCACCGTGCCCCAAGGACAGCGCCTTCGCCAACAGCTCCAG caGAGTCAGGGGATATTGGGACAGTCAACTGTCCATCAGATGACTCCCAGCTCTTCCTACGGTTTGCAGACCTCCCAG ggCTATACTCCTTATGTTTCTCATGTGGGATTGCAGCAACACACAGGCCCTGCAGGTACCATGGTGCCCCCCAGCTACTCCAGCCAGCCTTATCAGAGCACCCACCCTTCTACCAATCCTACTCTTGTAGATCCTACTCGCCACCTGCAACAGCGGCCCAGTGGCTATGTGCACCAGCAGGCCCCAACCTACGGACATGGGCTGACCTCCACCCAAAG